CGACAGCCCGCTGGTGCTGCGCGTGGCAGCCGTGCTGGCGGGAATTGCCGCAGCGGCGCTCGTGGCATGGACCAGCGGGCCCGGCAAGCAGTTCTATGTGTTCGCCCAGGAATCGGCCACCGAAACCAGGAAGGTGGTCTGGCCCAGCCGCAAGGAAACGGTGCAGACCACCGGGGTGGTGCTCGCTTTCGTCATCGTGATGGCGCTGTTTCTCTGGATCGTCGATGCCCTGCTGGTTTGGGTGGTGAAAATCCTGCTCGGACCGGAGGCGTGATGTCCAAGAAGTGGTACGTCGTTCATGCCTACTCGGGATTCGAGAAGAGCGTCCAGCGCGCTCTGCAGGAACGCATCGCGCGTGCGGGCATGCAGGACAAATTCGGCCAGATCCTGGTGCCGGTGGAGGAAGTGGTCGAGATGAAAAGCGGCCAGAAGGCGATCAGCGAGCGCAAGTTCTTTCCGGGCTACGTGCTGGTCGAGATGGAGATGACCGACGAGACCTGGCATCTGGTCAAGAACACACCCAAGGTCACCGGCTTCGTCGGCGGTACGGCGACCAAACCCACCCCGATCAGTGAGAAGGAAGTACAGAACATCCTGCATCAGATCCAGGAGGGCGTCGAGAAGCCCAAGCCCAAGGTGCTGTTCGAGGCGGGCGAAGCGGTGCGGGTCAGGGAAGGGCCGTTCACCGATTTTCATGGGACCGTGGAAGAGGTCAATTACGACAAGAACAAGCTGCGCGTATCGGTGTCCATCTTCGGCCGCGCCACTCCGGTCGAGCTGGATTTCAGTCAGGTCGAGAAGGCCTGATTCGTCAACGGGGAGCGCGCTCGAGGGCGCGCGCCAGGACCCATAGTCAAAGGAGTACAACGTGGCCAAGAAAGTCGTCGGCTTCATCAAGCTGCAGGTGCCCGCAGGCAAGGCCAATCCGAGCCCGCCGATCGGCCCGGCGCTGGGTCAGCGCGGGTTGAACATCATGGAGTTCTGCAAGGCGTTCAACGCGCAAACGCAGGGCTACGAGCCCGGCCTGCCGCTGCCGGTGGTGATTACCGCCTATGCGGACAAGAGCTTCACCTTCATCATCAAGACGCCGCCGACCACGGTGCTGATCAAGAAGGCGGTGAAAATCGACAAAGGCAGCCCGCGTCCGCACACCGACAAGGTCGGGAAGCTCACCCGCAAGCAGGTCGAGGAGATCGCCAAGGCCAAGATGCCCGATCTCACGGCGGCGGGCCTGGAAGCGGCCATGCGAACGGTGGCCGGCAGCGCGCGCAGCATGGGTGTTGAAGTGGAGGGCCTGTAAGTGGCACGGCTATCCAAACGTATGAAGGCGCTACGGGGCGCGGTGGACAGGAGCAAAACCTATCCGGTGCTCGAGGCCTTGAAGCTCGTCAAGAAGGGTGCCACCGCCAAGTTCGACGAATCCATCGACGTGGCGGTCAACCTGGGCATCGACGCCAAGAAATCCGATCAACTGGTGCGCGGGTCGATCGTGCTGCCCAAGGGCACCGGCAAGACGGTGCGGGTGGCGGTCTTCGCGCAAGGAGACAAGGCGCGCGAAGCCAGGGAAGCCGGGGCCGACCTGGTGGGCTTCGAGGATCTGGCCGAGCAAGTCAAGGCCGGCAAGATCGACTTCGACGTGGCGATCGCCAGTCCCGACGCGATGCGCGTGGTCGGTCAGCTGGGCCAGATACTGGGCCCGCGTGGACTGATGCCCAACCCCAAGGTGGGAACCGTGACTCCGAACGTGGCGGAGGCTGTGCGAAACGCCAAGGCCGGACAGGTGCAGTACCGCAGCGACAAGGCGGGCATCGTCCAATGCACCATCGGTCGGGCATCGTTCAGCGAGGAAGCGCTGGCGGAAAATTTTCGGACGCTGATCGACGCGCTGAACAAGGTGAAGCCGTCGGGAACGAAAGGCGTGTATCTCAGGAAGATCACGGTCTCGAGCACCATGGGGCCGGGAATCAAGGTCGACCAGGCGAGCCTGGGCGGCCAGCAGTAAAGGACTTTGGGAACCGGCCATCCGCTCGGGAGGCGCGGTGAACCACAGCCGCACGGAACTTGTTCCGTTCGTCGCGGGTCACAGGCGTCCCCTACGGGGTGGTCGGGCTGTCAAAGACCGTTGGGGCTTCTTGGTGAGGCGTGAAGCGGCAGACGACGATGTGCAAGTCTGTGCGTCGATTGCGCACGCGGATCCGGTAGAGGCTTAATCGCGCAGGTGCTGGGATGGCGTTGCGGGGGTTCGTCTTACGCCTTAACGCCTTGCCCCTCGCGCCCAACGCAGATAGCGCACCCTGGACAGGTTTGGCAGGAAGCGGATGTTCGAGAAGCTCGGCAGCTGCAATCCGGCCTGGAAAGGTCGCTATGGAGGGAGGGTCCGACGCCGCAGGCGTCGGAACCCGGTGTGCAACATCCAGGAGGGTAGACCGTGAGTCTCAACGTAGAGCAGAAGAAGGCGGTGGTGGCCGAGGTGATCGAAAAGCTCGCCCAGGCGCAGGCCATCGTCCTTGCCGAGAACCGCGGCCTCGAGGTGCAGGACATGACGCAATTGCGCGCCAAGGCGCGCAAACACGGCGTGTACCTGCGAGTTCTCAAGAACACCCTGGCACGCCGCGCTGTCACTGGCACTGCGTTCGAGAAGCTGGCGGAGCATATGGTGGGTCCGCTCACCTACGGCATCTCGAAGGATCCGGTGGCCGTGGCAAAGGTGCTCAACGAGTTTGCGAAGGGCAACGAGAAGTTCGTCATCAAGGCCGGCGCCATGCCCAACCAGGTCATGTCGGCCAAGGAAGTCGTCGTTCTGGCGACGATGCCGAGCCGCGAGGAACTCATCTCCAGACTCATGGGCACCATGCAGGCGCCGATCGCGAAGTTCGTCCGGACCTTGAACGAGGTTCCGGCTCGCTTCGTGCGCGCGCTTGCAGCCGTCAGGGATCGGAAACAGGCTGCGTGAGTCTTCCGATTCGCGTTGTTGTTTCAAGCTATCAGGAGAAATTCGAACATGGCTATCGCCAAAGCTGACATTCTGGACGCCATCGCCAGCATGAGCGTCCTCGAGCTCTCGCAGCTCATCAAGGACATGGAAGAAAAGTTCGGCGTGTCCGCCGCTGCCGCCACGGTTGCAGTGGCGGCGCCGGCCGCCGGGGGTGCCGCCGCAGCGCCCGCGGCGGAAGAGAAGACCGAGTTCTCGGTCATTCTTTCCGCGGCCGGAGACAACAAGGTCAACGTGATCAAGGTGGTGCGCGCGGTGACCGGTCTCGGGCTCAAGGAGGCCAAGGACCTGGTCGACGGCGCGCCCAAGCCGGTGAAGGAAGGCATCTCGAAGAAGGATGCCGAAGACCTCAAGAAGCAGCTGGAAGAAGCGGGCGCCAAGGTCGAGATCAAGTAAGGCCGACGCGGCGAGGGGCCGGCGGCGTGCCGCCGGCCCGCAGCGGCCAAAGAAAAGCGCAACGTCGCTTTTCTTTGTCTTCTGACCCGACTGCAGAAGGCAGGTTTGGTCGGGCGATGGGGTTCCTCGTCGCCGTCCGCCAGTGGTTGGTAGAGGCCGACCGCCAGGCCCAGGGGTGCTCGCTCCGCACAATCAGTCGATGAACTCGGGACGTTCCGCGCGCCCATCGCGCGGCAACTCCCCGGGACGCATGCCAGGCGTCCCGCGCAATTCGGAGAGGTCATGACTTACTCTTTTACCGAGAAGAAGCGGATCCGCAAGAGCTTTGCCAAGCGCGCCAGTGTACTGCCGGTTCCATTTCTGCTGGCTACGCAGATCGACTCGTACGCGTCGTTTCTACAGGCCGACGTGGCGCCCGAGGCGCGCCGCAATCAGGGCCTGCAGGCGGCCTTCCAGTCGATCTTCCCGATCGCCAGTCACTCGGGCAACGCACGGCTGGACTTCGTCAGCTACACGCTCGGCAATCCGCCGTTCGACGTCAAGGAGTGCCAGCAGCGTGGTCTGACCTACGCCGCCCCGCTGCGCGCCAAGGTGCGCCTGACGATCATGGACAGGGAGGCGACCAAGCCCACCGTCAAGGAAGTCAAGGAGCAGGAGGTCTACATGGGCGAGATTCCGCTCATGACGTCTACCGGCTCTTTCGTGATCAACGGCACCGAGCGCGTGATCGTCTCGCAGCTGCACCGCTCGCCGGGGGTGTTCTTCGAGCACGACCGCGGGAAGACGCACTCCTCCGGCAAGCTGCTGTTCTCCGCGCGGATCATTCCGTATCGCGGCTCGTGGCTCGATTTCGAGTTCGATCCGAAGGATTACCTCTATTTCCGGGTCGACCGGCGGCGCAAGATGCCGGTCACGATCCTGCTCAAGGCGATCGGGATGACGCCCGAGCAGATCCTGGCGACGTTTTACGTGTTCGACACTTTCCACGTCACCCGCAAGGGCATCGAATTCGAACTCAAGCCCGAGCGCATGCGCGGCGAGATCGCGCGCTTCGACATCATCACCAAGCAGGGCAAGCTGATCGTCCAGAAGGACAAGCGCATTACTGTCAAGCACGTGCGCGAGATGGAGCAGGCCGGGCTCAGGAAGATGACGGTGGCGGAAGACTTCCTCGTCGGTCGCGTGCTGGCGCACAACGTCGTCAACCGGGAGACCGGCGAGATCGTCGCCCAGGCAAACGACGAGATCACCGAGGAACTGCTGAAGAAGATCATCGACGCCGGCATCGACGTCATCCACACCATCTACACCAACGATCTCGACCAAGGCGCGTATATCTCGCAGACGCTGCGCATCGACGAGACCGCCGACCAGCTCGCCGCCCAGGTGGCGATCTACCGCATGATGCGTCCGGGAGAACCGCCGACCGAGGACGCGGTCAAGACGTTGTTCAACGGGCTGTTCTATTCCGAGGAGCGCTACGATCTTTCCGCGGTCGGGCGCATGAAGTTCAACCGCCGGGCCTATCCAGACCAAGTCGATGAGAAGACCGCCGAGTGGCTGAAGAACTTCTATGCTGCGGTGGGCAAGCGCGGGCCGGAGGGTCCCGGCACGCTAGCCAACGAGGACATCATCGCGGTGATCGGCATCTTGATCGAGCTGCGCAACGGCCGCGGCGAGATCGACGACATCGATCACCTGGGCAACCGGCGGGTGCGCTCGGTCGGCGAGCTGGCCGAAAACCAGTTCCGCGCTGGCCTGGTGCGGGTGGAGCGCGCGGTCCGCGAACGGCTCTCGCAGGCCGAGTCCGAGAACCTGATGCCCCACGACTTGATCAACGCCAAGCCGGTCTCGGCAGCGGTGCGCGAGTTCTTCGGGTCTTCGCAGCTGTCGCAGTTCATGGACCAGACCAATCCGCTCTCCGAGATCACGCACAAGCGCCGCGTGTCCGCGCTCGGGCCGGGTGGCTTGACCCGCGAGCGGGCGGGCTTCGAGGTGCGCGACGTGCACCCGACGCATTACGGAAGGGTCTGCCCGATCGAGACGCCGGAAGGCCCGAACATCGGGCTCATCAATTCGCTGGCGCTGTACGCGCGCACCAACGAGTACGGCTTCCTGGAAACCCCGTATCGGCGCGTGAGCGACGGGCGCGTGACCGACGAGATCGTGTATCTCTCGGCCATCGACGAGAGCCAGTACGTCATCGCCCAGGCCAATGCGGCGGTGGACAAAAAGGGCAGGCTGCTCGACGAGATCGTCTCCTGCCGCCACCGCAACGAATTCAGCCTGATGCCCGCGGAGCGCGTGCAGTTCATGGACGTGGCGCCTTCGCAGATCGTGTCCGTGGCGGCCTCGCTGATCCCGTTCTTGGAGCACGACGACGCCAACCGCGCGCTCATGGGCTCGAACATGCAGCGCCAGGCGGTGCCCTGCCTGCGCGCCGAGAAGCCGCTGGTCGGAACCGGGATCGAGCGCACGGTTGCGGTGGATTCCGGCACGGCGGTGCAGGCTCGCCGCGGCGGTGTGGTGGATTACGTCGACGCCTCGCGCATCGTGGTGCGGGTCAACGACGACGAAACCTCGGCCGGCGAGGTCGGCGTGGACATCTACAACCTGGTCAAGTACACGCGTTCGAACCAGAACACCAACATCAACCAGCGGCCCATCGTCAAACCCGGCGACCGCATCGCGCGCGGCGATGTTATCGCGGACGGCGCGTCCACCGACATGGGCGAGCTGGCTCTGGGCCAGAACCTGCTGGTGGCG
This genomic interval from Burkholderiales bacterium contains the following:
- the rplL gene encoding 50S ribosomal protein L7/L12 is translated as MAIAKADILDAIASMSVLELSQLIKDMEEKFGVSAAAATVAVAAPAAGGAAAAPAAEEKTEFSVILSAAGDNKVNVIKVVRAVTGLGLKEAKDLVDGAPKPVKEGISKKDAEDLKKQLEEAGAKVEIK
- the rpoB gene encoding DNA-directed RNA polymerase subunit beta — encoded protein: MTYSFTEKKRIRKSFAKRASVLPVPFLLATQIDSYASFLQADVAPEARRNQGLQAAFQSIFPIASHSGNARLDFVSYTLGNPPFDVKECQQRGLTYAAPLRAKVRLTIMDREATKPTVKEVKEQEVYMGEIPLMTSTGSFVINGTERVIVSQLHRSPGVFFEHDRGKTHSSGKLLFSARIIPYRGSWLDFEFDPKDYLYFRVDRRRKMPVTILLKAIGMTPEQILATFYVFDTFHVTRKGIEFELKPERMRGEIARFDIITKQGKLIVQKDKRITVKHVREMEQAGLRKMTVAEDFLVGRVLAHNVVNRETGEIVAQANDEITEELLKKIIDAGIDVIHTIYTNDLDQGAYISQTLRIDETADQLAAQVAIYRMMRPGEPPTEDAVKTLFNGLFYSEERYDLSAVGRMKFNRRAYPDQVDEKTAEWLKNFYAAVGKRGPEGPGTLANEDIIAVIGILIELRNGRGEIDDIDHLGNRRVRSVGELAENQFRAGLVRVERAVRERLSQAESENLMPHDLINAKPVSAAVREFFGSSQLSQFMDQTNPLSEITHKRRVSALGPGGLTRERAGFEVRDVHPTHYGRVCPIETPEGPNIGLINSLALYARTNEYGFLETPYRRVSDGRVTDEIVYLSAIDESQYVIAQANAAVDKKGRLLDEIVSCRHRNEFSLMPAERVQFMDVAPSQIVSVAASLIPFLEHDDANRALMGSNMQRQAVPCLRAEKPLVGTGIERTVAVDSGTAVQARRGGVVDYVDASRIVVRVNDDETSAGEVGVDIYNLVKYTRSNQNTNINQRPIVKPGDRIARGDVIADGASTDMGELALGQNLLVAFMPWNGFNFEDSILISERVVADDRFTSIHIEELSVVARDTKLGPEEITRDISNLSEAQLARLDESGIVYIGAEVEAGDVLVGKVTPKGETQLTPEEKLLRAIFGEKASDVKDTSLRVPSGMSGTVIDVQVFTREGIERDKRAQQIIDDELKRYKKDLADQLRIVEADTFGRIERLLLGKTANGGPKKLAKGAKITKAYLQEVPPHDWFDIRLANEEAAQQLEQLRESIDLTRKKFDAMYEEKKKKLTSGDELPPGVQKMVKVYLAVKRRLQPGDKMAGRHGNKGVISKIVPVEDMPHMADGTPMDIVLNPLGVPSRMNVGQILETHLGWASKGLGWKIGQMLKAQAKVADLRKALAVVYNSSGRGENLDALSDEEVLELARNLENGVPFATPVFDGATEAEIKSMLELAGLPRSGQITLFDGRTGETFDRPVTVGYMHMLKLHHLVDDKMHARSTGPYSLVTQQPLGGKAQFGGQRFGEMEVWALEAYGAAYTLQEMLTVKSDDVSGRTKVYENIVKGEHKIDAGMPESFNVLVKEIRSLAIDIDLERR
- the rplK gene encoding 50S ribosomal protein L11, coding for MAKKVVGFIKLQVPAGKANPSPPIGPALGQRGLNIMEFCKAFNAQTQGYEPGLPLPVVITAYADKSFTFIIKTPPTTVLIKKAVKIDKGSPRPHTDKVGKLTRKQVEEIAKAKMPDLTAAGLEAAMRTVAGSARSMGVEVEGL
- the rplJ gene encoding 50S ribosomal protein L10, translated to MSLNVEQKKAVVAEVIEKLAQAQAIVLAENRGLEVQDMTQLRAKARKHGVYLRVLKNTLARRAVTGTAFEKLAEHMVGPLTYGISKDPVAVAKVLNEFAKGNEKFVIKAGAMPNQVMSAKEVVVLATMPSREELISRLMGTMQAPIAKFVRTLNEVPARFVRALAAVRDRKQAA
- the secE gene encoding preprotein translocase subunit SecE translates to MADKIKLGLALLLVAAGVAGFYYLGDSPLVLRVAAVLAGIAAAALVAWTSGPGKQFYVFAQESATETRKVVWPSRKETVQTTGVVLAFVIVMALFLWIVDALLVWVVKILLGPEA
- the rplA gene encoding 50S ribosomal protein L1; amino-acid sequence: MARLSKRMKALRGAVDRSKTYPVLEALKLVKKGATAKFDESIDVAVNLGIDAKKSDQLVRGSIVLPKGTGKTVRVAVFAQGDKAREAREAGADLVGFEDLAEQVKAGKIDFDVAIASPDAMRVVGQLGQILGPRGLMPNPKVGTVTPNVAEAVRNAKAGQVQYRSDKAGIVQCTIGRASFSEEALAENFRTLIDALNKVKPSGTKGVYLRKITVSSTMGPGIKVDQASLGGQQ
- the nusG gene encoding transcription termination/antitermination protein NusG, with protein sequence MSKKWYVVHAYSGFEKSVQRALQERIARAGMQDKFGQILVPVEEVVEMKSGQKAISERKFFPGYVLVEMEMTDETWHLVKNTPKVTGFVGGTATKPTPISEKEVQNILHQIQEGVEKPKPKVLFEAGEAVRVREGPFTDFHGTVEEVNYDKNKLRVSVSIFGRATPVELDFSQVEKA